CTCAACATCTTTGCATGTATTTCTTTCAGTCAAGAAGGGGCCCTCGTCTCCTACAAAATGCTGATACCTGGCATGAATGTCCTCATAACACTACAATGGCCCCATATATCCAAGAACTCAATGTCCCTCACCTCGATATTCCCCTGAGCATAGACCATATCTATCCCGTTCTCCCTGCTAGCCCAATTGTTGCTGTACCTGGTGACAGCCTCTTCCTTTCTAACCTCGACGACGTGATTGGTGCTCGAGTTTTCACCCCAACAGTTTACTTCTATCGTTCCAACAACCTGCTTTCCGAGCAAGAACCTGTCACAAAAATACTGAAGGAAGCTCTTGCCAGAGTTTTAGTTCCATATTACCCCTTTTCAGGTAGGCTCAGGGAGCGGGACGATGGTAAGCTAGAAGTATATTTTGCACAAGAGCAAGGTGCCCTTATGGTTGAAGCTCATTCTGAATTGCCCTTGTCTAGTCTCGGAGATCTTGTTGTGCCTAATCCTGCTTGGAAAACGCTGATATATAGATTCCCCTACGAAGAACCTTACAAAGTCATTGATATGCCATTGGTAATTGCACAGGTAACAAGATTCAAATGCGGAGGCTTTAGTCTCGGGCTTAGAATTTGCCATTGCATATGCGATGGCCTCGGGGCAATGCAGTTTCTTGATGCCTGGGCGGCCACAGCCAAAACAGGGAGATTGATCACAAATCCAAAGCCCTGTTGGGAGAGGGAAGTGTTCAAGCCTCGTGTCCCACCTAAAGTAACATTTCCACACACTGAATACATGAAGATTCAAGAGGGCTCTAGTCTCACAATGAGCCTCTGGCAAACCAAACCTGTCCAAAAATGTTACAGAATCAGTCGAGAGTTCCAGACTCGTCTGAAGAACAAGGTGCAGCCGGATAACAGCTCCGGCTGCACCACGTTTGATGCAATGGCAGCGCACGTATGGAGATCATGGGTCAAAGCGCTAGACGTTAAACCACGCGATTACGAGCTGAGGCTCACATTCTCAGTAAACGCCCGATCAAAACTCAAACTCAGTTCCCTGAAAACAGGGTTTTATGGTAATGCAGTATGCTTAGCATGTGTGACAAGCACAGTTACTCAGCTTGTTGATGGGCCTCTCTCGAGCACAACCCAACTAGTCCGCGAGGCCCGGTTAGATGTTTCCGAAGAGTACGTGAGATCCACAATAGATTTTGTTGAGGTGGACAGGCCCAAAAATTTAGAATTTGGTGGAAAGCTGTACATAACCCAATGGACAAGATTTTCCATTTACGAGACAGCAGATTTCGGGTGGGGTAGGCCCATCTATGCAGGCCCAATAGATATAACTCCAACGCCACAAGTTTGTGTTCTGTTGCCTGAAGGGGAGGCTGGTTCTAGTGGAGCTACTGTAGTTTGCATATGTTTGCCGGAATATGCAATTCATAAGTTTAGGGAATTTTTAGATGACTAATAGGGTTAATATCCTAGGTGACCACTTCTACAACTTATCCTAATATATGTTGCTAATCAATGTAATTTGCGGCAACCTTTTGATATATTACCCATGACCGGACCAGTGACTTGATATATTGTTTTAagggttaaatagctaattcacCACTAACCTGACTGGAAATTTACAACTGAGTAatgttgttgaaaaaactttcaaacgcatcaccaagtaattaaaaattttcaaaatcatcattctCCGTCAGTTCCGTTAAGTAGTTAACGGAAAgttcaaaaaagaaattaaaaaaaaccaaaaaaatcaaaaaaaattgcaaaaaaatcatgaaaaattctgaaaaaattcaagaaaacctgatttttttttttgaaaaatgtgaataaaataaaaaaaataaaaaaaataaaaaaataaaaaacaaaaagtttcaaaccttttttttattcttttcaattttcTAAAACCCGAAAAAAAAACTTGCCacctaatttttttcaaattttttcaaattcttttaagatttttgaatttttttcagaatatttttgaactttagaatttttttcagaattttttgaatttattatgaattttttgtttttgctccaaatttttctgaattttttaagtgtttttcagattttttttcattttttaaaaaaaatgtttttgaactttccgttaattacttaacggaactgacggaaaatgatatttttgaaagtttttaattacttggtgatgagtttgaaagttttttcaacaacatgactCAGTTGTAAGTTTCGAGTCAGGTTAGtgatgaattagctatttaacccaTTGTTTTAATCATGGTAGACTGGTagtagtaaatatatattatccaTAACTAgagatttgatatatttttttcaaatataatttttacttaCTCACCGATACCGCACGACATATATATcatacaaatatattaatatacagtTAATGGATGTTGCGCGGCCCAACAAATAGTATCAAAAT
This genomic window from Daucus carota subsp. sativus chromosome 7, DH1 v3.0, whole genome shotgun sequence contains:
- the LOC108195927 gene encoding alcohol acyl transferase 1 allele RGa; this encodes MYFFQSRRGPRLLQNADTWHECPHNTTMAPYIQELNVPHLDIPLSIDHIYPVLPASPIVAVPGDSLFLSNLDDVIGARVFTPTVYFYRSNNLLSEQEPVTKILKEALARVLVPYYPFSGRLRERDDGKLEVYFAQEQGALMVEAHSELPLSSLGDLVVPNPAWKTLIYRFPYEEPYKVIDMPLVIAQVTRFKCGGFSLGLRICHCICDGLGAMQFLDAWAATAKTGRLITNPKPCWEREVFKPRVPPKVTFPHTEYMKIQEGSSLTMSLWQTKPVQKCYRISREFQTRLKNKVQPDNSSGCTTFDAMAAHVWRSWVKALDVKPRDYELRLTFSVNARSKLKLSSLKTGFYGNAVCLACVTSTVTQLVDGPLSSTTQLVREARLDVSEEYVRSTIDFVEVDRPKNLEFGGKLYITQWTRFSIYETADFGWGRPIYAGPIDITPTPQVCVLLPEGEAGSSGATVVCICLPEYAIHKFREFLDD